The sequence TTGTGTCAGGTGTAATCAAATATCAGGCTCGTTCCTTCTTACAGTTTGTATGCAGGTTATTCAAATATCAGGCTCTCCTTCTTTTACAGTGTCAGGTGTTAATCAGATATCAGACTCTCCTTCTTTACAGTGGCAGGTGTTATCAAATTCAGGCTCTCCTTCTTTACTGTCAGGTTGTTATCAATATCAGACTTCTCCTTCTTTACCAGAGTAGCAAGGATGGTGTTATTAAATATCAGACTCTCTTCTTACAGAGTGGCAGTGTTTATCAAATATCAGGCTCTCATTCTTTACAGCTGTCAGGTGTTAGCAGATATCAGGCTCTTCTTCTTTACAGTGTCAGGTGTTATTAAATATCAGACTCTCCTTCCTGACAGTGTCAGGTATCAAATATCAGGCTCTCGGAAGGAATGCAGTGTTTTGATcatctgtctcttctcctgctcAGAGAGGACCTGACAAATGGTGCTGGGCCATGGCGACCAGCATGCGTAGTGTTCCATGGAGTCCTAAACGCTAACACTAATCTAACTGCGCGTCATTAACCTGTCGGCTAAATGAGTTCAGGAAGCGTCAGACAACACCGTCTGGGTGCCACTTGCTCAGTGCTAGCCTTCCAATGACATAGTTACTGAAGACAATGCAGGAGAAATGACAGGGCTTTATAAGTGGTCAAAGCTGGTTATAAGACTGAGGAGTGTGTTATAATGTAGTGATAACACATGGCAAAGGTGAAGTGTAGATTTTATGACAATGTTGACAATTCAGGAAGATTCATTTGGTTTGGAAAATAGATATGATTCCTTACTTCAAAGATGAATAAACAACAATAACACTATTTTACTCACAATGGCCTTCATTTACGTCTTTGTAACATGGAAACTATACAGCAAAAATAGTTGGATTTGTTCATGTATGTACACAGAGTTTAAGCAATACATTATCATCATATTTGATGGTAGAAACATGTGTCAATTGGGTAAAACATTGTCATTGGGTAGAAACCATGTCATTCGGTAAACATTGTCGTTGGGTAGAAACATTTCATGGGTAGAAACATTGTCAGTTGGGTAGAAACATTGTCATTGGGTAAGAAACATTGTCATGGGTAGAACATTGTCATTGGCGTAGCTCTCCTGTGACAGGGCATGAATAAGAGTCACCCATACACAGACTTAGGAGAAAGAAATGTGAGCCCGGATAGCAGACGTTGCGTCACGAAATTCAATTCAAGACTCGTACAGCCGCTGCACACTAATCACAGAGTAATTTGTGCCGCTTTCACAGACGGTATGGCCCGCTTTCGCAGGAGGTAATGGTCCCGCTTTCACAGAGGTAATGTGCCCGCTTCGCAAGGTGACACCAAGCGTAAACACTGCACATGTCGGCTCAGCTGGAAATGACTTCTTAAATGTCAAGGAGCACTGCAACGTGCGATCGGATTGAATCGCAGCCTTTGAATTCCATTTCAagcaacaaaaacacaaacaatgcacCACTTGATTCCCAATAAATGTGGTCTGATCCAACAGCAGTCCGTGAACTTTACCTGACAGGACGTACAGAGGGCTGTGATATAACATCTTGATCCAACAGCAGCTGTGTAAACTTTACCTAACGGACACAGAGGCTCTGTGATGATAACATCTGATCAGATAGCACGAATGCAGCAAGGTCCTGTTAACTTTACCTAACAGCGACTACAGCAGGGCTGTAGAATacatgtgtgtattatgtgtgtgtggaggttcgGGATTGGGTCGATGGTGCTGTTCATTCTGAGTGCCCTGAATGCAGTTCATCAATATTCATAACAAGGCAAAAACCTCACTGCTCGCAAATAATGGATTACAAACATGAAAAGGGATGGCATCGGCATCAAAAAGACTGCACATTCAAAAGATTGGAGTTTAGAGTCGGTCAACTGGCTTCAACAAGCAGAGGAACTAGGAGGGGTGCTAACGACTATCACAGTAATGTAAAGCTTCCTAAATAACATGCCCCTTTCAGAAGAGCCTTGAATCTGCAACATAAACTCCAGATCAGTACGTTAATGTGTAGCGGTCACAAGATCCCAACATTCGTTGACTCCAATGAACCTTTTGACGGATCCTTGTTTTATAGCAGGAGAGTCCAGAGACAGCACTGTGACATCACTCAGCTGTAATGTGACATCACTCAGCTGTAATGTGACATCACTCACGTGTAATTGATGTGATGATGAGTTATTACTGTATTGATATAGCTGTCATAGTGACACTGGGAGGGCATCCCAAATGGTTCCCTGTTCCCTAAATGCCCCATGGgtcctggtcataagtagtgaaCGATTAAGTGagcagggagccatttgggacgcagYCTGACTGGATCAGCTGGGGTTCTATATATTGATCTGGTGGATGAAGTGGGCCCACGGGCCTCTGGAGGTCAGGCTGATCTTAAGGAGGTAAATGATGGGGTGATTTGGACTCCTTGAGTGGTTTTCTAGCACCTTTTAAAAACAAAGAGGCTACAGAGATGCCRCCGTGTTCAATGACCCAACACTAATMCTCTGGTCGTTGTAATATTTGTARGTCCTCATTRTACCAACCTTTGTGATTGAACCATGTTTGCTGAGATGGTGTGGTATTCGTACAGCCATGTTAAAAACCAACGTGGTAAAGGTAGGGAGAATGAGCTAAAGCAGCATTATAAAGTCATTGCATGTTTATGAAGGGAAACAATAGCTCTAGCCCTGCTGGTCGAATGCTGCTACCCGGAAACAGAATTGTGCTGTTATATATTCATTTCCACAATTCCTGCACGTGTATTTTTCTGAGGTAATTTCAAGATTACAAAATGCCCTTCAAATGAAGATTTTAAAAACAGGAATGTAAAGATGCGTGATGATCATCAACAAACATGGATAGGCAGCTCAGTGAGTTCATAATATCCTAGAAATAAATTATCATAAAATAGACTTCTGTACTTTTTACACACGCTGCCTGCCTTATATACACAGTATAACAATATCTCCAAAATGTTACAATTACAACCTAAAACCCCTCAAAGAAAAATACAACATCTCTGTCTGAAAGGGCACCATAATACctcaatagtgcactacatttgagcaGAATAGTGTACAACAACCTCAATaatgcactactattgaccagggtagtgcactacatagggaatagggtgccattttgtactatattatagtatactactattgaccagggtagtgcactacatagagaatagggtgccattttgtccaatattatagtgtactactattgaccagggtagtgcactacatagggaatagggtgccattttgtcctatattatagtgtactactattgaccagggtagtgccctacatagggaatagggtgccattttgtcctatattatagtatactactattgaccagggtagtgcgctacatagggaatagggtgccatttcggattaATTTAATGTCTCTGTCGCTCAGCTCCATGAACCCCATCCAAAGTCATGTCCCGTCATCTGATAAAACCTCCTGTTGAAAGGTTGATAAAACTCCCTCAGCCTCTGTACCACCTCAGAGTCAATATTAGGATGAGTCCTTCCTTTGGTCTTCCCCAGACAGTGAGGCTTACTATTCCCCTCCGGCCTCTTCAGACAGGGGAAGCCCTTGGCTGGGTTGAAGTGAAAGTGTTTGTGACCGACCACCCTCCGGAGGCCCAGGAAGTCCTGTACGCGTGTCATCTCCCCYGCCGGGTCGGAGATCAACCTCTCCCCGCTGATGAAGAGGAGCTGGTCCTTGGGGAAGTACTGCAGCCAGCGTTCTAGGTGCTTGGCATACATCCCGATCTGGACGGCGCTCCAGGACGTATCGATGAGACCCGTAGTCCTGTTCTTGAAGGCGAGGCTCTCGAAGGAGGGGATGTCAGGCTTCTTGGAGCGGGTCTGAGTGTAGTCTGAGATGGCCCTGGTGACGGGATCTCGGACCACCACAATCAGCCTGGTGTCTGGGGACATGGTGTGGATACGGGCGGGGACGTCTTTAGTGACGTAGTAGCTGGGGGTCTTCTCCATGGTGATCTGACCCTCCTGGGTCTCAGGCATACGGTCtctaaggagaggagagatggagaggtttgTTATTATACACACAGGATAAAGACAGGACTGTGAAGCACTCCAtgaaatggagagatggagagatggagaggagagatggagagatggagagatggagagatggagagatggagatgtggagagatggagaggtggag comes from Salvelinus sp. IW2-2015 unplaced genomic scaffold, ASM291031v2 Un_scaffold7343, whole genome shotgun sequence and encodes:
- the LOC112079243 gene encoding heparan sulfate glucosamine 3-O-sulfotransferase 3B1 — translated: MPETQEGQITMEKTPSYYVTKDVPARIHTMSPDTRLIVVVRDPVTRAISDYTQTRSKKPDIPSFESLAFKNRTTGLIDTSWSAVQIGMYAKHLERWLQYFPKDQLLFISGERLISDPAGEMTRVQDFLGLRRVVGHKHFHFNPAKGFPCLKRPEGNSKPHCLGKTKGRTHPNIDSEVVQRLREFYQPFNRRFYQMTGHDFGWGSWS